In Terriglobus sp. TAA 43, a single window of DNA contains:
- the glmS gene encoding glutamine--fructose-6-phosphate transaminase (isomerizing) yields MCGIVGYIGTKPVVPVILNGLKRLEYRGYDSAGIALGGGESGLSIRRASGKLRNLEALLADDPLRGDYGIGHTRWATHGRPSETNAHPHRDCTGSLVVVHNGIIENYRALKEELSAQGHVFLTETDTEIIAHLIEEENTNARCNEDVDIPLEEAVRRAVLKLTGAFAIGVISHEDPGKLVAARSGPPAIVGFGDNEYFLASDVPGILHYTREIVFLQDGDLAVLTKSGVRFTDFEGKPIVRSPQHITWDPAQAEKNGYAHFMLKEIYEQPRAVRDTLAGRLCNASGVIELPEINISPETFQSAQRILIASCGTSWHAGLAAKFLLERMARIPVEVDYASEFRYRDPLVSGSDIGLLISQSGETADTLAAQAEMMSKGAQTVAICNVVGAALTRKAVGTITTNAGPEIGVASTKAFTAQLAALLAFSLYAAQSRGTMTAEEIQTLSHDLQQLPALMESALRSCQPVCESLAEIFADASDFLFLGRGIHYPIALEGALKLKEISYVHAEGYPAGEMKHGPNALVDETLPVVCVATKDIHDPSSVLKYEKTLSNIQEVTARGGRVIAIAAEGDNEIAKLVEHTIYVPQAREVLLPLLEVIPLQLLAYHIAVKRGCDVDQPRNLAKSVTVE; encoded by the coding sequence ATGTGCGGAATCGTGGGTTACATCGGCACCAAACCAGTAGTTCCAGTCATCCTGAATGGACTGAAGCGTCTGGAATATCGCGGTTACGACTCGGCTGGCATCGCGCTGGGTGGAGGGGAGAGTGGACTCTCCATCCGGCGCGCTTCGGGCAAGCTACGCAACCTTGAAGCTCTCTTGGCAGATGATCCTCTGCGTGGCGACTACGGCATCGGTCACACGCGCTGGGCAACGCACGGCAGGCCGTCGGAAACAAACGCCCACCCGCACCGTGACTGCACGGGCTCGTTGGTCGTGGTCCATAACGGGATCATCGAGAACTATCGTGCGCTGAAAGAAGAATTATCCGCGCAGGGTCACGTCTTCCTTACGGAGACCGACACGGAGATCATCGCTCATCTCATCGAAGAGGAAAACACCAACGCGCGATGCAACGAGGATGTAGACATCCCGCTGGAAGAAGCGGTGCGTCGCGCCGTCCTCAAACTCACCGGTGCCTTCGCCATTGGCGTCATCTCGCATGAAGACCCAGGCAAACTGGTCGCCGCCAGAAGTGGACCGCCCGCCATCGTTGGCTTTGGCGACAACGAATACTTCCTCGCTTCTGACGTACCCGGCATCCTCCATTACACGCGCGAAATCGTCTTCCTTCAGGACGGAGATCTTGCCGTTCTAACGAAGTCCGGTGTCCGCTTCACGGACTTTGAAGGAAAGCCCATTGTCCGATCGCCGCAGCACATCACGTGGGATCCGGCACAGGCAGAGAAGAATGGCTACGCCCACTTCATGCTGAAAGAGATTTACGAGCAGCCGCGTGCCGTGCGCGACACGCTCGCAGGTCGACTCTGCAACGCATCGGGTGTCATTGAATTACCAGAGATCAACATAAGCCCCGAGACATTCCAATCGGCGCAGCGCATCCTCATCGCATCCTGCGGTACAAGCTGGCATGCAGGTCTCGCTGCAAAATTCCTATTGGAACGTATGGCCCGCATCCCTGTGGAAGTGGATTACGCCAGCGAATTTCGCTATCGCGATCCGCTCGTAAGCGGCAGTGACATCGGTCTGCTCATCAGTCAGTCCGGAGAAACTGCGGATACGCTGGCCGCACAGGCAGAGATGATGTCAAAGGGCGCGCAGACCGTGGCCATCTGCAACGTGGTTGGCGCTGCTCTCACTCGCAAAGCCGTCGGCACCATCACCACCAATGCCGGACCGGAAATCGGTGTGGCCAGCACCAAGGCATTCACCGCACAACTCGCGGCACTGCTTGCATTCAGCCTGTACGCAGCGCAAAGCCGCGGCACCATGACCGCGGAAGAAATCCAAACACTCTCGCACGATCTGCAGCAGCTGCCTGCACTCATGGAGAGCGCGCTGCGTTCCTGCCAACCCGTCTGCGAATCTCTTGCGGAGATCTTTGCCGACGCAAGCGACTTCCTCTTCCTCGGACGTGGCATTCACTACCCCATCGCTTTGGAAGGTGCATTAAAGCTGAAGGAAATCAGCTACGTCCACGCAGAAGGCTATCCGGCAGGTGAGATGAAGCACGGGCCCAACGCCCTCGTCGATGAGACGTTGCCAGTCGTCTGCGTAGCCACCAAGGACATCCACGACCCGTCAAGCGTACTGAAGTACGAAAAGACCCTGAGCAATATCCAGGAAGTGACCGCACGCGGGGGGCGTGTGATCGCAATCGCCGCAGAGGGCGATAACGAAATCGCGAAGCTGGTCGAGCACACCATCTACGTGCCGCAGGCTCGCGAAGTATTACTGCCATTACTTGAAGTCATTCCGTTGCAGCTGCTCGCGTACCATATCGCGGTCAAGCGGGGTTGCGACGTCGATCAACCGAGAAACCTCGCAAAGAGCGTTACGGTTGAATAG
- a CDS encoding carboxypeptidase regulatory-like domain-containing protein: MTNRSRIPIAACVLSLACTLSASAQLSTATLSGTVVDADGAVVPNASITLTNTQTNFTRTFQTKADGSYRQEFLPVGSYKIVVNAPGFKTLEQTGVTLSVLESAELKLTVTAGGGAETVEVTADTPLVNLANSTLGNTVENREIDNLPLINRDVTRLLQLVPGVQNVQTVNSLGFQELHVIVNGAPDSIVGQTSYYLDGTLNMTGLRNTGNQVPNPDAINQFNVVTNNYSAQLGRYSSAVVSIVTKGGTNKFHGSVFEFFRDRNFNANAHNSNVKNAYNQHRFGATLGGPIRRDKDFFFASFGGFRFIQSAGYTGSLPSDAQMAGDFSENLPTAAEQASCTATPTAAANTAIHFLVCRPTIFSPTTGAASATSTPYAGNKLPGVDATAVNIVKFLKANLPAQQPAQFGDTRYTYRTRSPLPEQNEEYLGKTDHQLTQAHRLTLSYFLLNYRVRVVPSTFAQIWSYSNYTNRQQNASISDTWTVSNRSVNQFWVTYTRQYGGRTAVPASTLADFGSDLGVVGTPSRPNISVAGVEAFTLGQSITGPKAGANVYGIRDVFSTTRGKHSLYLGGEAGLEKDFQQTLLNNYGTFSFATSPGQRTGNATSDFVAGIPSGMGQDTPLYANASWYSYGLFAQDDWKIIPNLTVNLGVRYDFQQAPTDPQRMQTNFTPGVQSHAFNASILGKPGSNLAPVGMLFPGDPGVPKGGVFSPMNHVSPRVGFAYDPLGNGKTVFHGAAGLFFGGISGNMWEYPSNYAPYAVRNSGYAKVNSLTHPYQNDPTEFPTGTNPYPGLVFNYATKTATFLPLNQVVAFDPNFRWPYAMQVNFGVQHQLLRNTAVSINFVGSYNRKSPIYNDINGPVFNINAAGASGASCTNLAQTCGYANTSGTVNNRRPLNAMYGASAASPIYSNVWIIRSNQNSNYNGLQVSVEQRIVKHISARGYYSWSKTLQSNFLDSTGSTNGIFVDSNYPQLEYRQRSDQDRRHMMTASFVWEPDYFSSYNFFVRNALNGWKITAIWTANSGQPFTITTGVDNYFSGNGNNRPSVVAGKVERVLPNNGSRVAAMNQWFDTSAYCTAGVNGCPGVGPLNLLGNTRPYTLDAPGYRNVDASLFRDFSIYHELRFQLRGEFRNVFNLTNLGTPTATMNNANFGKVTGTGGDNRIIQIGGRILF, from the coding sequence ATGACGAATCGGTCACGTATCCCTATTGCTGCATGTGTGCTGTCGTTGGCATGCACGCTCTCTGCTTCTGCCCAGCTGAGTACCGCGACTCTTTCCGGTACGGTGGTGGATGCGGACGGCGCCGTTGTACCTAATGCTTCGATCACGTTGACGAACACGCAGACGAACTTCACACGTACCTTTCAGACGAAGGCCGACGGTAGCTACCGCCAGGAATTCCTTCCGGTGGGTTCGTACAAGATCGTCGTCAATGCTCCAGGCTTCAAAACGCTGGAACAGACTGGCGTGACGCTGAGCGTGCTGGAGTCTGCGGAACTGAAGCTGACCGTTACGGCTGGTGGCGGTGCAGAGACAGTGGAAGTAACAGCGGATACGCCGCTGGTGAATCTGGCGAACTCTACGCTGGGCAACACAGTGGAGAATCGCGAGATTGATAACCTGCCGCTGATCAACCGCGATGTGACTCGTCTGCTGCAGTTGGTGCCGGGTGTACAGAACGTGCAGACGGTGAACAGCCTGGGCTTCCAGGAATTGCACGTGATCGTGAACGGCGCGCCGGACAGCATTGTTGGCCAGACCTCGTACTACCTGGATGGCACGCTGAATATGACTGGCCTGCGTAATACGGGTAACCAGGTGCCGAACCCGGATGCGATCAACCAGTTCAACGTGGTGACGAATAACTACAGCGCGCAGCTTGGGCGCTATTCGTCTGCCGTGGTGAGCATCGTGACCAAGGGCGGTACGAACAAGTTTCATGGTTCCGTGTTCGAGTTCTTCCGCGATCGTAATTTCAATGCGAATGCGCACAACTCGAATGTGAAGAACGCCTATAACCAACACCGTTTCGGTGCTACTTTGGGCGGACCGATTCGGCGGGATAAAGACTTCTTCTTTGCGAGCTTCGGCGGATTCCGCTTTATCCAGAGCGCGGGTTACACCGGGAGTCTTCCAAGCGATGCACAGATGGCCGGTGACTTCTCAGAAAATCTTCCGACTGCTGCTGAGCAGGCGAGCTGCACGGCGACGCCGACTGCCGCCGCGAATACAGCGATTCACTTCCTGGTTTGTCGCCCAACGATCTTCTCTCCGACGACGGGTGCGGCATCCGCAACCTCTACGCCTTATGCGGGCAACAAGCTGCCCGGTGTGGACGCGACAGCAGTTAACATCGTTAAGTTTTTGAAGGCGAATCTGCCTGCGCAGCAGCCCGCACAGTTCGGCGATACCCGCTACACCTACCGCACGCGGTCCCCGTTGCCGGAGCAAAACGAAGAGTACCTGGGCAAGACGGATCATCAGCTTACACAGGCGCATCGCCTGACGCTGTCGTACTTCCTGTTGAACTATCGCGTACGCGTTGTTCCCAGTACGTTTGCACAGATCTGGTCGTATTCGAATTACACGAATAGACAGCAGAATGCGAGCATCAGCGATACGTGGACAGTGAGCAACCGCTCTGTGAACCAGTTCTGGGTGACGTATACGCGGCAGTACGGCGGACGTACCGCGGTACCGGCGTCTACGCTGGCCGATTTTGGTTCCGACCTTGGTGTAGTAGGAACGCCCTCGCGGCCGAATATCTCGGTCGCTGGTGTGGAAGCATTCACGCTGGGTCAATCCATTACGGGGCCCAAGGCTGGTGCGAACGTGTACGGCATTCGTGACGTATTCAGCACCACGCGTGGCAAGCACTCGCTGTATCTGGGTGGCGAAGCAGGATTGGAAAAGGACTTCCAGCAGACGTTGCTGAACAACTACGGAACGTTCTCGTTCGCTACATCGCCGGGCCAGCGTACGGGCAATGCAACGTCAGATTTTGTGGCGGGCATTCCTTCGGGCATGGGGCAGGACACGCCGCTGTATGCCAACGCGAGCTGGTACAGCTATGGGTTGTTCGCGCAGGATGATTGGAAGATCATTCCGAATCTAACGGTGAATCTTGGCGTTCGGTATGACTTCCAGCAAGCGCCAACCGATCCGCAGCGGATGCAGACGAACTTTACACCGGGTGTGCAGTCGCACGCGTTTAATGCAAGCATCCTGGGTAAGCCGGGATCGAACCTTGCTCCTGTCGGTATGTTGTTCCCGGGCGATCCGGGCGTGCCGAAGGGCGGTGTGTTCTCGCCGATGAACCATGTGTCGCCGCGTGTTGGATTTGCGTACGACCCATTGGGCAATGGCAAGACGGTGTTCCATGGAGCGGCGGGTCTGTTCTTTGGCGGTATCTCCGGCAACATGTGGGAGTACCCATCGAACTATGCTCCGTACGCCGTGCGTAACAGCGGCTATGCAAAGGTGAACTCACTGACGCATCCGTATCAGAACGATCCGACGGAATTCCCAACAGGCACGAATCCGTATCCTGGCCTGGTGTTCAATTACGCAACCAAGACAGCGACCTTCCTGCCGCTGAACCAGGTCGTGGCGTTTGATCCGAACTTCCGCTGGCCGTATGCGATGCAGGTGAACTTTGGTGTGCAGCACCAGTTGCTGCGCAACACTGCAGTATCCATCAACTTTGTGGGTTCGTATAACCGCAAATCGCCCATCTACAACGACATTAACGGGCCGGTGTTCAACATCAATGCGGCGGGTGCCAGCGGCGCAAGCTGCACGAATCTGGCGCAGACCTGCGGCTATGCCAATACCAGTGGCACGGTGAACAACCGTCGTCCTCTGAATGCCATGTATGGCGCTTCTGCAGCGAGCCCGATCTACAGCAACGTGTGGATCATTCGTTCGAACCAGAATTCTAATTACAACGGCTTGCAGGTGTCTGTGGAGCAGCGGATTGTGAAGCACATCAGTGCTCGCGGTTACTACTCGTGGAGCAAGACGCTACAGTCGAACTTCCTGGACAGCACAGGTAGTACAAACGGCATCTTTGTGGATTCGAACTATCCACAGCTGGAGTATCGTCAGCGTTCGGATCAGGATCGTCGCCACATGATGACTGCATCGTTTGTATGGGAGCCGGACTACTTCAGCAGCTATAACTTCTTCGTCCGCAATGCGCTTAATGGGTGGAAGATTACGGCGATCTGGACGGCGAATAGTGGTCAGCCTTTCACCATCACTACCGGTGTGGACAACTACTTCTCCGGCAACGGCAATAACCGTCCTAGCGTTGTTGCGGGCAAAGTGGAGCGCGTGTTGCCGAACAACGGATCACGTGTGGCTGCGATGAACCAGTGGTTCGATACGAGCGCGTATTGCACTGCGGGTGTGAACGGCTGTCCGGGCGTTGGGCCGCTGAACCTGCTGGGTAATACACGTCCGTATACGCTGGATGCACCGGGGTATCGGAATGTGGATGCTTCGCTGTTTCGCGACTTCAGCATCTATCATGAGCTGCGCTTCCAGCTACGCGGTGAGTTCCGCAACGTGTTTAACCTGACCAACCTCGGCACACCAACGGCTACCATGAACAACGCGAACTTTGGCAAGGTTACCGGAACTGGTGGTGATAACCGCATCATTCAGATCGGTGGTCGAATCCTGTTCTAA
- a CDS encoding transglycosylase SLT domain-containing protein, producing the protein MRVFFRSGSALAAVAVLSLPLVFADAVHAAAQKKKATHSTASSTHSTAKSSATAKSKSTTSHAKSSKASSSHALKSGTHAKTTRVVSEPTVQSKSLHTAFVESSTLRPMAQQLAAGRSTAAFAGVQNYAAAHPGEGAAAAYLAMGHAYAADRHYGDSVTAYKQAAAQGSALRDYADYLAAQAALNNRDASTAITLLTNFAQKYPASIFVASAPVALANAYLLNNDANNALRSLAILMGQPKAQSADYLITEAKAHQMAGDTAAAVSIYRQIFVRLPFSPEAQQSRVALQQLNAGPTAGERKLHADALFNAKRYGEAGAEYDAIKNDPSLSQADRDALDIYGAICDLKLKHLSRREAEKLPDTGDDSAALKLYILAEISRNEGDTAGHASILQQMEQRFPKSRWLEEALYSGGNMYLIKRDSTQAIAHYGKLFEMFPNSTYAPSAHWRSAWLNYRQRNYSEAARLMDEQIMRFPLGQEVPTALYWRGRLLRDVEKNPAQAANYFTVLSNTYRNYYYANLARQQLQQMGAQTQTAPADALGYVKTPPAPTLVDALPENDPHLIKARLLANAALNEYIGPEIQASGTASQWGALAEAEIYSSYGENVRALQAVKRSGSGLYTLPVSEVPNAYWTLLFPRPYWSDLTANAEAQGLDPYLVASLIRQESEFNPGAISRANAMGLMQLLPGVGKQEAKRAGIKKFTAPMLLNPSTNLKLGTMNLREVLGRWNNTPEYALAAYNAGDVPVRNWVGEGNYKDLPEFVESIPYTETREYVQSILRNRELYRQLYR; encoded by the coding sequence GTGAGGGTTTTCTTCCGATCCGGTTCTGCTCTGGCCGCTGTTGCGGTTTTGTCTTTGCCTTTGGTGTTTGCTGACGCGGTGCACGCCGCGGCGCAGAAGAAAAAGGCAACGCATTCGACTGCCTCGTCGACGCACAGCACTGCGAAAAGCAGTGCCACTGCCAAGAGCAAGTCCACAACGAGTCATGCGAAGAGCAGCAAGGCCTCGAGTAGCCATGCGTTGAAGAGCGGAACGCATGCGAAGACGACCCGTGTGGTTTCGGAACCGACGGTCCAGTCGAAGTCATTGCATACGGCATTTGTTGAGAGTTCGACGTTGCGGCCGATGGCGCAACAACTTGCGGCGGGACGTTCGACAGCGGCGTTTGCAGGTGTGCAGAACTATGCGGCTGCGCATCCGGGCGAGGGTGCTGCTGCGGCTTACCTGGCGATGGGGCATGCGTATGCCGCGGATCGTCACTATGGCGATTCGGTGACCGCGTACAAGCAGGCAGCGGCGCAGGGAAGTGCGCTGCGTGATTACGCTGACTACCTGGCGGCGCAGGCGGCATTGAACAATCGTGATGCTTCTACAGCCATTACTCTGCTGACCAACTTTGCGCAGAAGTATCCGGCGAGCATTTTTGTGGCGAGTGCGCCGGTGGCGCTGGCGAATGCCTACCTCTTAAATAACGATGCGAATAACGCGTTGCGGTCGTTGGCGATCCTGATGGGACAGCCGAAGGCGCAGAGTGCCGACTACTTGATTACCGAGGCGAAGGCGCACCAGATGGCAGGCGATACGGCTGCTGCGGTGTCGATCTATCGGCAGATTTTTGTTCGTTTGCCGTTTTCGCCTGAGGCGCAGCAGTCGCGCGTGGCGTTGCAGCAGCTGAATGCTGGACCGACCGCGGGCGAGCGCAAGCTGCATGCGGATGCGCTGTTCAATGCAAAGCGCTATGGCGAGGCTGGCGCGGAGTATGACGCGATCAAGAATGATCCATCGCTGTCGCAGGCGGATCGTGATGCGCTGGATATCTACGGTGCGATTTGCGATTTGAAGTTGAAGCATCTGTCGCGACGTGAGGCGGAGAAGCTGCCGGACACGGGCGATGATAGTGCGGCGTTGAAGCTGTATATCCTGGCGGAGATTTCGCGTAACGAAGGCGATACCGCGGGACACGCGTCGATTCTGCAGCAGATGGAACAGCGGTTTCCGAAGAGCCGCTGGCTGGAAGAGGCGCTGTATTCCGGCGGCAATATGTATCTGATCAAACGCGACTCGACGCAAGCGATTGCGCATTACGGGAAGCTGTTTGAGATGTTCCCGAACAGCACGTATGCGCCGAGTGCGCACTGGCGTTCGGCGTGGTTGAACTATCGCCAACGGAATTACTCCGAAGCGGCGCGGTTGATGGATGAGCAGATCATGCGCTTCCCGCTGGGGCAGGAGGTGCCGACCGCGCTGTATTGGCGCGGCCGTTTGCTCCGCGATGTGGAGAAGAATCCGGCACAGGCTGCGAACTACTTCACTGTGCTCTCGAACACGTATCGCAACTACTATTACGCGAACCTGGCGCGGCAGCAGTTGCAGCAGATGGGAGCGCAGACACAGACGGCTCCTGCGGATGCGCTGGGTTATGTGAAGACACCACCTGCGCCAACGCTGGTGGATGCGCTGCCGGAGAATGATCCGCATCTGATCAAGGCTCGGCTGCTGGCGAATGCGGCGTTGAACGAATACATCGGGCCTGAGATTCAGGCGAGCGGCACGGCGTCGCAATGGGGCGCACTGGCAGAGGCGGAGATCTACTCCAGCTACGGCGAGAATGTGCGTGCGTTGCAGGCGGTGAAGCGTAGTGGTTCTGGTCTGTATACGTTGCCAGTAAGCGAAGTACCGAATGCGTATTGGACGTTGCTGTTCCCGCGTCCTTACTGGAGTGACCTGACGGCGAATGCTGAGGCGCAGGGGCTTGATCCTTATCTGGTGGCTTCGCTGATCCGGCAGGAGAGCGAGTTTAACCCCGGTGCGATTTCGCGTGCGAATGCGATGGGGTTGATGCAGTTGCTGCCGGGCGTTGGCAAGCAGGAGGCGAAGCGTGCGGGAATTAAGAAGTTCACCGCGCCGATGCTGCTGAATCCGTCGACCAATCTGAAGCTGGGCACGATGAATTTGCGCGAAGTACTGGGTCGCTGGAACAACACGCCGGAGTATGCGCTGGCTGCATATAACGCTGGCGATGTGCCTGTGCGGAACTGGGTGGGTGAAGGGAATTACAAGGACCTGCCGGAGTTTGTGGAGTCGATTCCGTATACAGAAACGCGTGAGTATGTGCAGAGTATCCTGCGCAACCGCGAGTTGTATCGGCAGCTTTATCGGTAG
- a CDS encoding ribonucleoside-diphosphate reductase subunit alpha → MATTAQTSLSDITPGFPVRDETPVMHVKKRNGSLEAVDVNKIVRAVQRSSQSLPHVDAMRIASKTIGGLYDGATTRELDAISIDTAASLIAEEPQYSKLAARLLLATILKEVAGQNLHSFSQSIEYGFQQGVVGPAVAEFVSVHARKLNHAIDENFSDRFEYFGLRTVYDRYLLRDPLSRKVIETPQHFFLRVACGLAGTPHEAIEFYQLIAAHDYMPSSPTLFNSGTKHPQMSSCYLHDSPQDSLESIYDSYKDVALLSKFSGGIGLAFHRVRSEGSLIRATNGLSNGIIPWLRTLDSSVAAVNQGGKRKGACCVYLEPWHADIESFLELRENTGDLSRRTYNLNTANWIPDLFMKRVDEDGMWSLFDPKLVPNFPDLYGEEFEQAYLQAEEGKIYHRQVKARDLYARMMRSLAETGNGWMTFKDACNVKNNQTGAPGNVIHLSNLCTEITEVTSKDETAVCNLGSVNLGRHVKLDENNNVVFDFEKLANTVRIAVPMLDRVIDINFYPVQQAAKANSRWRPVGLGVMGLQDVFFQMRLPFDSPEAQALSTKIQEEIYYYAMLATTELAEKNGAHASFDETRLAHGQFQFDLWKVTPSEPARWDALRERILKAGVRNSLVIAIAPTATIASIVGCYECIEPQISNLFKRETLSGEFLQVNRYLINELKALGMWNEEMRMKLKMSEGSVQNIEELTDELKAIYRTVWEVPMRSLIDMAAARNAYIDQAQSLNLFSESPNIGRLSSMYMHAWKKGLKTTYYLRSRPATKIAKATVQKGSMVAATPSQQLQNVPVPTPEQQPLDASAAIACSLENPESCEACQ, encoded by the coding sequence TTGGCGACAACGGCACAAACAAGCCTCTCTGACATCACTCCCGGATTCCCCGTCCGTGACGAAACCCCTGTCATGCACGTGAAGAAGCGCAACGGCTCGCTTGAAGCCGTCGACGTAAACAAGATCGTCCGTGCTGTGCAGCGTTCGTCGCAGAGCCTGCCGCACGTCGATGCCATGCGCATCGCCTCCAAGACCATCGGCGGCCTGTACGACGGCGCCACCACGCGCGAGCTGGACGCCATCTCCATTGACACCGCGGCATCGCTCATCGCGGAAGAGCCGCAGTACTCCAAGCTGGCCGCGCGCCTGCTCCTGGCCACCATCCTGAAGGAAGTCGCCGGGCAGAACCTGCACTCCTTCTCGCAGTCCATCGAGTACGGTTTCCAGCAGGGCGTCGTTGGCCCGGCCGTGGCAGAGTTCGTCTCCGTCCACGCTCGCAAGCTGAACCACGCCATCGATGAGAACTTCTCGGACCGTTTCGAATACTTCGGCCTGCGCACCGTATATGACCGCTACCTGCTCCGCGATCCCCTCTCGCGCAAGGTCATTGAAACGCCGCAGCACTTCTTCCTGCGCGTAGCCTGTGGTCTGGCCGGAACGCCGCACGAAGCCATCGAGTTCTATCAGCTCATCGCCGCGCATGACTACATGCCGTCGTCGCCCACGCTGTTCAACAGCGGCACCAAGCATCCGCAGATGTCCAGCTGCTACCTGCACGATTCCCCGCAGGACTCGCTGGAATCCATCTACGACTCCTATAAGGACGTCGCTCTGTTGTCCAAGTTCTCCGGCGGCATCGGCCTCGCCTTCCACCGCGTCCGCAGCGAAGGTTCGCTTATCCGCGCTACCAACGGCCTCAGCAACGGCATCATCCCATGGCTGCGCACGCTGGACTCGTCCGTCGCTGCCGTTAACCAGGGCGGCAAGCGCAAGGGCGCATGCTGCGTCTACCTGGAGCCGTGGCACGCTGACATTGAGAGCTTCCTCGAACTCCGCGAAAACACCGGCGATCTTTCCCGCCGCACCTACAACCTGAATACCGCCAACTGGATCCCCGACCTCTTCATGAAGCGCGTGGACGAGGATGGCATGTGGTCGCTCTTCGACCCCAAGCTCGTTCCCAACTTCCCCGATCTCTACGGCGAAGAGTTTGAGCAGGCTTACCTGCAGGCAGAAGAAGGCAAGATCTACCACCGCCAGGTGAAGGCACGCGACCTTTACGCCCGCATGATGCGTTCGCTCGCGGAAACCGGCAACGGCTGGATGACCTTCAAGGACGCCTGCAACGTCAAGAACAACCAGACCGGCGCACCCGGCAACGTGATCCATCTGTCGAACCTCTGCACAGAGATCACGGAAGTCACCAGCAAGGACGAAACCGCGGTCTGCAACCTGGGTTCCGTCAACCTGGGCCGCCACGTCAAGCTCGACGAAAACAACAACGTCGTCTTCGACTTCGAAAAGCTGGCCAACACCGTACGCATTGCCGTGCCCATGCTGGACCGCGTCATCGACATCAACTTCTACCCTGTGCAGCAGGCCGCCAAGGCAAACAGCCGTTGGCGCCCTGTGGGTCTCGGTGTCATGGGTCTGCAGGACGTCTTCTTCCAGATGCGTCTTCCCTTCGACTCGCCCGAAGCACAGGCGCTGTCCACGAAGATTCAGGAAGAGATCTACTACTACGCCATGCTGGCCACCACGGAGCTTGCTGAAAAGAACGGCGCGCACGCCAGCTTCGACGAAACCCGTCTCGCCCACGGCCAGTTCCAGTTTGATCTCTGGAAGGTCACGCCCTCTGAACCGGCACGTTGGGACGCGCTCCGTGAGCGCATCCTGAAAGCAGGTGTGCGCAACTCGCTGGTCATCGCGATTGCCCCCACCGCCACCATCGCTTCCATCGTCGGCTGCTACGAGTGCATCGAGCCGCAGATCAGCAACCTCTTCAAGCGCGAAACCCTCTCAGGCGAGTTCCTGCAGGTGAACCGCTATCTCATCAACGAGCTCAAAGCACTTGGCATGTGGAATGAAGAGATGCGCATGAAGCTCAAGATGAGCGAGGGTTCCGTCCAGAACATCGAAGAACTCACCGACGAGCTCAAGGCCATCTACCGCACCGTCTGGGAAGTCCCCATGCGTTCGCTCATTGATATGGCCGCAGCCCGCAACGCCTACATCGATCAGGCGCAGTCGCTGAACCTTTTCAGCGAGTCGCCCAACATCGGCCGCCTCTCCTCCATGTACATGCACGCCTGGAAGAAGGGCCTCAAGACCACCTACTACCTGCGCTCGCGCCCGGCAACGAAGATTGCCAAGGCCACCGTGCAGAAGGGCTCCATGGTCGCAGCCACGCCGTCGCAGCAGTTGCAGAACGTCCCGGTGCCCACACCGGAACAGCAGCCGCTGGACGCCTCCGCTGCCATCGCCTGCTCTCTCGAAAACCCTGAGAGCTGCGAAGCCTGCCAGTAA